The DNA region CGCGACTGCCACTCGGTGTCCGGGACCGGGATCCCGTCCCGGGTCACCTCGAAGCGGCCGAGCACCCGGATCGCCACCTGTACGTCGTGAGCAACGAGCATGACGGAGTTGTAGAAGCGGCCGGATGTGCCGCCGTTGTACGCCCGCGGCCCGAGCACAACGTTTCCACAACCGGGCCCCGCCACGCTGTCGCCCGGGCCAAAGGACGGCCCAGGTACGGACCGTGGAGGCGTGGTGTTCGGGAGATTCCGCCGGCTGGGCGTGGCGTTGGCCGTCATCGGGGGCGTCGCGAGCGCCGGCCTCACCGCGAGCCCGGCGGTGGCCGCGCCGATGGGCCAGGGTGCCGCCGCGGCCTGCACCGGCCCGCGGGTGGTGAGCGTGACCAGGTCCCGGGTCGTCGAGGGGTCGATCCGGGGCGGCTTCACCACGCTGAACGTCGCCGTGACCAGCACCGGCTGCCCGCTGGCCGGTTCGGTCCGCTACCAGACCGTCGCGTACACGGCCCGCGCGAAGGAAGACTTCGTCGTGAAGTCGGGCACGATCGCGTACAAGGCCGGGACTGCGGCGGCGACGACCGTGTCGGTCCAGGTGGTCGCCGACCTGCAACCTGAGCCGAACGAGTGCTTCTCGCTGCTGCTGTCCGTCCCCACCGGCGGCGCGCGGATCGGCGTGGCCGAGGCGCCCCAGATCATCGTCAACGACGATCACGTCAAGGGCGGCGTCGGCGGCGGGTTCATCTGCTCGGAGTGAGCCGGGCCGCGAGCTCGGCCAGACCGGCGCGGATGCCGGCCTCCTCCGGCCGGTCGGGGATCCGCCGCCGCAGCTCCCCCGCGGCCCGCAGCCAGCCCTGGGCGTCGGCGAGGTCGCCGGCCGCCAGCTGGGCCCGGCCGA from Mycobacteriales bacterium includes:
- a CDS encoding Calx-beta domain-containing protein, which codes for MVFGRFRRLGVALAVIGGVASAGLTASPAVAAPMGQGAAAACTGPRVVSVTRSRVVEGSIRGGFTTLNVAVTSTGCPLAGSVRYQTVAYTARAKEDFVVKSGTIAYKAGTAAATTVSVQVVADLQPEPNECFSLLLSVPTGGARIGVAEAPQIIVNDDHVKGGVGGGFICSE